Proteins encoded in a region of the Devosia sp. RR2S18 genome:
- a CDS encoding DUF192 domain-containing protein — protein sequence MTMSLSFFAPVLRSAGVAGFALALTVASHADESRLVLHTETGEHVFDVELVDTPESRAQGLMFRTELADNAGMLFDFKEERPVAFWMRNTFIPLDMIFVRADGVVSNVHVNARPQDPTSIPSEGPVQFVLEIPGGRSLEIGLKAGDRMEHERVDAAE from the coding sequence ATGACCATGTCGCTTTCGTTCTTTGCTCCGGTGCTGCGCAGTGCCGGGGTGGCGGGTTTCGCGCTCGCTTTGACGGTTGCATCGCATGCCGATGAGAGCCGCTTGGTGCTCCACACCGAAACGGGTGAACATGTCTTCGATGTCGAGCTGGTCGATACGCCCGAAAGTCGCGCTCAGGGTCTAATGTTCCGCACTGAACTGGCGGACAACGCGGGCATGCTGTTCGATTTCAAAGAAGAGCGGCCGGTTGCCTTTTGGATGCGAAATACGTTCATCCCGCTCGACATGATTTTTGTCCGCGCGGACGGCGTGGTGAGCAACGTCCATGTCAATGCGCGCCCGCAGGACCCCACCTCGATCCCTTCCGAAGGGCCGGTGCAGTTTGTGCTCGAAATCCCAGGTGGTCGATCCCTGGAGATCGGCCTCAAGGCTGGCGACCGGATGGAACACGAGCGGGTAGACGCAGCAGAATAG
- a CDS encoding VOC family protein — protein sequence MKYLHTMVRVSNVEESLRFYCEGLGLEEVRRTDNEKGRFTLIFLRAPGDTAGEVELTYNWDPEEYTGGRNFGHLAYRVKDIYQLCQHLMDMGVTINRPPRDGHMAFVRSPDGISVELIQDGTLPPQEPWVSMPNTGQW from the coding sequence ATGAAATACCTGCACACCATGGTTCGGGTCAGCAATGTCGAGGAGAGCCTGCGGTTCTATTGCGAAGGCCTCGGCCTTGAGGAAGTACGCCGCACCGACAACGAAAAAGGCCGCTTCACCCTTATCTTCCTGCGCGCGCCCGGCGACACTGCTGGCGAGGTAGAACTGACCTACAACTGGGATCCGGAGGAATATACCGGCGGGCGCAATTTCGGGCATCTCGCCTACCGCGTCAAAGACATCTACCAGCTCTGCCAGCACCTCATGGACATGGGCGTGACTATTAACCGTCCGCCGCGCGATGGCCATATGGCGTTTGTCCGGTCTCCCGATGGCATCTCGGTCGAGCTGATCCAGGACGGCACGCTGCCGCCGCAGGAGCCTTGGGTGTCCATGCCCAATACCGGTCAGTGGTAA
- a CDS encoding YcbK family protein, which translates to MKSTTSTIRSMAAILGCVLTLGACVPMAMFASSNGSAYSGKRTDWGTFVSSNEVNALCLSPKLRFLIWEFEGHFGRKVIMNSGYRDTYHNGKAGGASNSYHTKCMAADFHIPGVDKRQLIAFAMRTSAVGGLGCYPGRQFIHVDVRDRPRGYNRPVTFSGC; encoded by the coding sequence ATGAAGTCCACCACCTCCACCATTAGATCCATGGCTGCCATCCTAGGCTGCGTCCTAACCCTGGGAGCCTGCGTGCCCATGGCAATGTTTGCTAGCTCCAACGGCTCGGCCTATTCGGGCAAGCGCACCGACTGGGGCACGTTCGTGTCGTCCAATGAGGTGAATGCTCTCTGCCTGTCGCCCAAGCTGCGCTTCCTGATCTGGGAGTTCGAAGGCCATTTCGGGCGCAAGGTCATCATGAACTCGGGCTATCGTGATACCTATCACAACGGCAAGGCTGGCGGGGCTAGCAATTCTTATCACACCAAGTGCATGGCGGCCGACTTCCACATCCCCGGTGTCGACAAGCGCCAGCTGATCGCCTTTGCGATGCGGACCAGCGCCGTCGGTGGATTGGGCTGTTATCCCGGCCGGCAGTTCATCCATGTGGACGTGCGCGACCGGCCCCGGGGCTACAACCGGCCGGTCACTTTTTCAGGCTGTTGA
- a CDS encoding ArsR/SmtB family transcription factor — protein MSPVSLFNALADPTRCKIVEMLQEGPQPVHVLSAEFRISRPAISRHLRVLKSAKVIGLTKKGRENRYRLLPNRLTPAQQWLDKIMTPATPVPAPQIIIASTPEPAALAAKRAASKTIKEIKADPQSQMGFDF, from the coding sequence ATGTCTCCTGTTTCCCTGTTCAACGCTTTGGCGGATCCTACCCGCTGCAAAATCGTCGAGATGTTGCAAGAGGGGCCACAACCCGTTCACGTGCTCTCGGCTGAATTCCGGATCAGCCGACCGGCCATCTCACGCCATCTGCGGGTGCTGAAATCGGCCAAGGTGATCGGCCTCACCAAAAAGGGACGCGAGAACCGCTACCGGCTCCTGCCTAACCGGCTCACGCCAGCTCAGCAATGGCTGGACAAAATCATGACCCCTGCAACTCCGGTGCCAGCGCCACAGATCATCATTGCATCCACGCCCGAGCCAGCAGCACTGGCGGCAAAGCGAGCGGCTTCCAAGACGATCAAGGAGATCAAGGCGGACCCGCAGTCGCAAATGGGCTTCGACTTCTAA
- a CDS encoding ATP-binding protein — MIPAVSLQIDSDLDSVELVAKAVRALCSDKLGEDMLADVELSVVEAINNVIKHGYRGEKGLPVEVKISIKSDRVVLDIFDEAPPMPGSLLEPDTAALFDFNPENLDELPEGGMGLSLIKMTMDEISYSSQSGINRLTLTKLFENPGTRVQ, encoded by the coding sequence ATGATCCCCGCCGTCAGCCTGCAAATAGACAGCGACCTCGATAGCGTTGAGCTCGTAGCCAAGGCGGTTCGCGCGCTTTGCTCGGACAAGTTGGGCGAAGACATGCTCGCGGACGTTGAACTGAGCGTGGTTGAAGCCATCAACAACGTGATCAAGCATGGCTACCGAGGCGAGAAGGGCCTGCCGGTCGAGGTCAAGATCAGCATCAAGTCAGATCGGGTGGTGCTGGACATCTTCGACGAAGCTCCTCCTATGCCGGGGAGCCTGCTCGAGCCGGACACGGCAGCGCTGTTCGATTTCAATCCTGAAAATCTCGACGAGCTACCAGAAGGCGGAATGGGATTGTCGCTGATCAAGATGACGATGGATGAGATCAGCTACTCTTCTCAATCCGGCATCAATCGGCTGACCCTGACCAAGCTATTCGAAAACCCCGGCACGCGCGTTCAGTAG
- a CDS encoding carbohydrate-binding domain-containing protein: protein MAPALSAEVELNLSGSAYEGGPAFEAAIGGQVVGTGTVENPVPEGTSFRFEVDDQVLAGAGDFTVRLTNDYSEGEGQDRNLSILAARVGAVGLTPEDFILTSGSEPIERDAGAGVQIWSGDETAVANAPEGGWIGAGAASDREGQGAPAACTAGAEVTGFARNEFVPETDPSGNLGNLASQAISGACSVTITGYADETGSDVTNRRITAARAGAVLDQLLESGADFPAANIVPTEGTTEFGADPAANRRVNVQLWSPQAISSGPVAGLLGDGQDAGLEQALILGWQSNGELYIRSSNTDPKEVLWLLEQAKAKVLAGEPIQGPGE, encoded by the coding sequence ATGGCGCCTGCCTTGAGCGCAGAGGTCGAGCTCAACCTCTCCGGCTCGGCCTACGAGGGCGGTCCCGCCTTTGAAGCGGCCATTGGGGGACAGGTGGTCGGCACAGGCACGGTCGAGAACCCCGTGCCGGAAGGTACATCCTTTCGCTTCGAGGTGGACGACCAAGTGCTCGCGGGCGCCGGTGATTTCACCGTGCGGCTCACCAATGATTATTCGGAAGGCGAAGGGCAGGACCGCAATCTCAGCATTCTGGCCGCGCGTGTCGGCGCGGTGGGCCTCACGCCTGAAGATTTCATCCTTACCAGCGGCAGCGAGCCCATCGAGCGCGACGCTGGTGCCGGCGTGCAGATATGGTCAGGCGACGAAACCGCCGTCGCCAATGCGCCAGAGGGCGGGTGGATCGGAGCGGGTGCCGCAAGCGACCGTGAGGGGCAGGGGGCGCCCGCTGCCTGCACCGCCGGCGCTGAGGTCACCGGCTTTGCCCGCAATGAATTTGTCCCCGAAACCGACCCCTCCGGCAATCTTGGCAATCTCGCCAGCCAAGCGATCAGCGGCGCCTGCTCGGTGACGATCACCGGCTATGCCGATGAGACAGGCTCGGACGTGACCAATCGCCGGATCACCGCGGCCCGGGCCGGGGCGGTGCTCGACCAACTCCTTGAGAGCGGCGCCGATTTCCCTGCGGCCAACATCGTGCCCACCGAGGGCACGACCGAATTCGGCGCCGATCCAGCGGCTAACCGCCGGGTAAACGTGCAATTGTGGAGCCCGCAAGCCATATCCAGCGGCCCGGTTGCCGGCCTGCTGGGCGACGGTCAGGACGCTGGGCTCGAACAGGCGCTGATCCTGGGCTGGCAGTCCAATGGCGAGCTCTACATCCGCTCCAGCAACACCGATCCGAAAGAGGTGCTCTGGCTGTTGGAGCAGGCCAAGGCTAAGGTGCTGGCGGGCGAGCCGATTCAGGGTCCTGGAGAGTAG
- the ribH gene encoding 6,7-dimethyl-8-ribityllumazine synthase — translation MSDNTVTATTRLAIIVSRFNEEVTSGLRNGAIAYLAEQGLSVGDDNVYSAPGAFEIPLIAQKLAQSGRFDGVICLGCVIKGDTAHFEYISEAASMGLMSASLATGVPLTFGILTTYTDEQAIVRSRDDAHNKGREAAAACVEALATIRSI, via the coding sequence ATGTCTGACAACACTGTGACCGCCACCACGCGGCTGGCCATCATCGTGAGCCGCTTCAATGAAGAGGTCACCTCCGGTTTGCGGAACGGGGCGATTGCCTATCTTGCTGAACAGGGCCTCTCGGTAGGCGACGATAACGTTTATTCGGCCCCGGGAGCATTCGAGATCCCGCTAATCGCGCAGAAGCTGGCTCAGAGTGGCCGCTTCGATGGAGTGATCTGCCTCGGCTGCGTCATCAAGGGCGACACCGCCCATTTCGAGTACATCAGCGAAGCGGCGAGCATGGGGCTGATGTCGGCTTCGCTCGCCACCGGCGTGCCTCTGACGTTCGGCATTCTCACCACCTATACCGACGAACAGGCAATCGTCAGGAGCCGGGACGACGCCCACAACAAGGGCCGGGAAGCCGCCGCAGCCTGTGTCGAGGCGCTGGCGACCATCCGATCGATTTGA
- a CDS encoding PP2C family protein-serine/threonine phosphatase, translating into MKIRHIILVLTLALGLALVLVAAMLVQEELVRLDTAQRLQASNEVREHMLVASTALSRERTSTYVHLLTGDGAPPAPIGELREQVDLALVEARQDLTRGRSYLPNADRSLDVIRRAEQQIEVWRLVADEAGATQDGMSRRDAAAAWIASATELVRTLQSSRLSLLHNNRPVDPTLRSEANVRAHADVLHEAVAYNEAVGVGLISAAEADRSRLEAVMARNVGRMELAWQLIGGEISSSLTPDVRGTIAAAQQTYERTYDPLQVTVVNAAPNLTPENVLQAWQLTSETTLDSLTLMQAHLLESSRVRLEGLVAQAQRSAFLVTLLAVGGVVAAVLILLVVRRRVIQPLRQVSEAMVRLAANDLTTPAPRARRHDEVGQMTNALRTFKANAILRQRTQVELQRVHHDLQDTYDQLRRDLEAAATIQMAMLPPPAAVDSINHTGLYSPSSLVAGDTYNVIRRPGGGVGFFQIDVAGHGAAAALVSVAGQHTLSQAILTRRDDATLEDVLSEVNQEWPPDLPYFTTIFGEIDPTYPRARMVQAGHPCPLLIGANGQVRFLGESGFPIGMLPQATYDTLEFEFAAGDRLLIYSDGVIETENRLGEFYSEDRLLALVAEHAQRSTKDLLLTLQASLRSWRGIDNLTDDVSVLVIERNTSWGPTHAIH; encoded by the coding sequence ATGAAGATACGCCACATCATCCTTGTTCTTACGCTGGCTCTGGGCCTGGCCCTGGTGTTGGTTGCGGCCATGTTGGTGCAAGAGGAACTTGTCAGGCTCGATACCGCACAGCGACTGCAAGCCTCCAACGAGGTGCGAGAGCACATGCTGGTAGCCAGCACGGCGCTGTCGCGCGAGCGAACCAGTACTTATGTGCACCTACTGACGGGTGATGGAGCGCCCCCAGCGCCAATCGGTGAGCTCCGCGAGCAAGTGGATCTGGCACTTGTGGAAGCCCGGCAGGACCTGACCCGAGGACGATCGTACCTTCCTAATGCGGATCGCAGTCTCGACGTTATTCGCCGGGCCGAGCAGCAGATCGAAGTATGGCGTCTGGTTGCGGATGAGGCGGGGGCAACCCAGGACGGCATGAGCCGGCGGGATGCTGCGGCTGCCTGGATTGCCAGTGCGACAGAACTGGTGCGCACCTTGCAATCCTCTCGCTTGAGCCTGCTGCACAACAATCGCCCTGTGGATCCCACGCTGCGCTCCGAGGCCAATGTCCGCGCCCACGCTGACGTGTTGCACGAAGCTGTCGCGTATAATGAGGCAGTCGGCGTGGGGCTGATTTCCGCAGCAGAAGCGGACCGATCCCGCCTCGAGGCGGTAATGGCCCGCAACGTGGGTCGCATGGAGCTGGCGTGGCAACTGATCGGCGGGGAAATTTCCTCATCGCTCACTCCAGATGTCCGCGGCACCATCGCTGCAGCCCAGCAGACCTATGAGCGCACCTACGATCCTCTACAGGTCACGGTGGTCAATGCGGCGCCAAACCTCACACCGGAAAACGTCCTACAGGCTTGGCAGCTGACCTCCGAGACGACTTTGGACAGCCTAACTCTGATGCAAGCGCACCTGCTGGAAAGTTCGCGCGTGAGGTTGGAAGGCCTCGTCGCACAGGCCCAGCGTTCGGCGTTCCTCGTGACCCTGCTGGCGGTGGGCGGAGTAGTTGCAGCTGTCCTTATTCTCCTGGTGGTTCGGCGACGCGTCATACAGCCGCTCAGACAGGTCAGCGAAGCCATGGTCCGCTTGGCAGCCAATGATCTCACGACACCGGCACCGCGTGCTCGTCGTCATGATGAAGTCGGGCAGATGACGAACGCACTGCGCACCTTCAAAGCCAACGCAATTCTGCGCCAGCGCACCCAAGTGGAGTTGCAGCGCGTGCACCACGACCTTCAAGACACTTATGACCAACTTCGGCGCGACCTCGAAGCCGCTGCCACGATCCAGATGGCCATGCTTCCGCCCCCCGCTGCGGTCGACAGCATCAACCATACTGGCCTCTACTCTCCTTCGAGCCTGGTGGCCGGTGACACCTACAACGTGATCCGACGACCGGGTGGCGGGGTGGGCTTTTTTCAGATTGATGTTGCCGGACATGGCGCGGCTGCTGCGTTGGTCTCGGTGGCCGGTCAGCACACGCTTTCGCAAGCCATTCTCACCCGCCGTGACGATGCGACGCTGGAAGACGTGCTCTCCGAGGTCAATCAGGAGTGGCCCCCTGACCTGCCTTATTTCACCACCATTTTCGGCGAGATAGACCCGACCTATCCCCGCGCCCGGATGGTGCAGGCCGGACACCCCTGCCCGCTTCTGATCGGCGCAAACGGACAGGTGCGTTTTTTGGGCGAGAGCGGATTTCCGATCGGCATGCTGCCACAGGCAACCTATGATACGCTGGAGTTCGAGTTCGCTGCGGGCGACCGGCTTCTGATCTATTCCGACGGCGTGATTGAAACGGAAAACCGGCTAGGGGAATTCTACTCCGAAGACCGCCTTCTCGCCCTTGTTGCCGAGCACGCGCAGCGGTCAACGAAAGATCTCTTGTTGACGCTGCAAGCTTCGCTCAGGAGCTGGCGGGGAATTGACAATCTGACGGACGATGTCAGCGTCCTTGTCATTGAGCGAAACACATCGTGGGGACCCACACATGCTATCCACTGA
- a CDS encoding cellulose synthase catalytic subunit translates to MSRPRSRFEAQKPWTPLPFSPLHEALWQFLCTACLVFGAWYIGWRWLFSINFDALWFSIPLLVAETGAFIGLVLFTINLWSARSPRPPALPETVRDCSDDPEVPDRPLSIDVFFATYSEDPELVRLGLRAAQQLRYPYPIDLKVHVLDDGKRPAMEAVAAEEGVNYITRTDNVGFKAGNLRNAMTLTSGDFILICDADMIPFPTFLEETLGYFRDPKMAWVQTPQWFYDVPPGVPLPAKLERRLGKPGAWLGRGIERLIGPVQLGEDPFANDPQLFFDVILRRRNWANASFCCGAGSIHRREAVMESALRQWSDAIEAAAGRNEAAARRLTGEEAISDTLRSAMRWQGALDEEFQPYKFHVSEDIYTSLTLHSDRERGWKSVLHPVVQARMLSPNDLLSWTVQRFKYAGGTLDIFVNDSPFFRKGLTLWQKLMYAATFYSYLSPIWNVIFIVSPIVFLFTGIVPVAGYTLDFFIHISPFLLLNELSKLVAVWGNSNSKGRAWYLATFPLNLQALWAIIRRQKISFPVTPKDRQVGTYGRLVRWQMAVVVLTLSGLVWGWGAYTFEIPGYTLGAMIANTLWGLSNAVSMLPIIRAAYWQPDAEFEADIVSGKMQGEAV, encoded by the coding sequence TTGTCCCGCCCCCGTTCCCGCTTTGAGGCGCAAAAGCCTTGGACACCCCTGCCGTTTTCGCCTTTGCATGAGGCGCTGTGGCAGTTCCTGTGCACGGCCTGCCTGGTGTTCGGAGCCTGGTACATCGGCTGGCGCTGGCTGTTCTCCATCAATTTCGATGCGCTGTGGTTTTCCATTCCGCTGCTCGTGGCCGAAACTGGCGCCTTCATTGGCCTGGTGCTCTTTACCATCAATCTGTGGTCGGCTCGGTCGCCACGCCCGCCAGCGCTGCCTGAAACCGTTCGCGATTGCAGCGATGATCCGGAGGTGCCGGATCGGCCGCTATCGATCGACGTCTTTTTTGCCACCTACAGCGAGGATCCCGAACTGGTTCGCCTGGGGCTGCGCGCCGCCCAGCAACTCCGCTATCCCTATCCAATCGATCTCAAGGTGCATGTGCTCGATGACGGCAAGCGCCCGGCGATGGAGGCCGTCGCGGCCGAGGAGGGTGTCAACTACATCACTCGCACCGACAATGTGGGGTTTAAGGCAGGCAATCTGCGCAACGCCATGACCCTTACCTCCGGCGACTTTATCCTGATCTGCGATGCCGACATGATCCCGTTTCCGACCTTCTTGGAGGAGACGCTGGGTTATTTCCGCGACCCCAAAATGGCCTGGGTGCAGACGCCGCAATGGTTCTACGACGTGCCGCCAGGCGTGCCTCTGCCGGCCAAGCTTGAACGCCGGCTCGGCAAGCCGGGTGCATGGCTAGGCCGCGGGATCGAGCGGCTGATCGGGCCGGTACAACTGGGCGAGGATCCCTTCGCCAACGATCCGCAATTGTTTTTTGACGTCATTCTGCGCCGCCGCAACTGGGCCAATGCGAGTTTCTGCTGCGGTGCCGGGTCCATCCACCGGCGCGAGGCGGTCATGGAGTCGGCCCTGCGCCAATGGTCAGATGCGATCGAAGCAGCTGCCGGCCGCAACGAAGCGGCCGCGCGTCGTCTCACAGGGGAAGAGGCAATCTCGGACACCCTGCGGAGCGCCATGCGCTGGCAGGGCGCCCTTGATGAGGAGTTTCAGCCCTACAAGTTTCATGTCTCGGAAGACATCTACACATCCCTGACCCTGCATTCCGACCGCGAGCGGGGCTGGAAATCGGTACTCCATCCAGTGGTTCAGGCCCGCATGCTCTCACCCAACGACCTTCTCAGTTGGACGGTGCAGCGCTTCAAATACGCTGGCGGCACGCTCGACATCTTCGTCAACGACAGCCCCTTCTTCCGCAAGGGCCTGACGCTCTGGCAGAAGCTCATGTATGCGGCCACCTTCTATTCCTATCTGTCACCGATCTGGAATGTGATCTTCATCGTCTCACCGATAGTTTTCCTGTTCACCGGCATCGTGCCAGTTGCCGGCTATACACTCGATTTCTTCATCCACATCTCGCCCTTCCTGCTGCTGAATGAATTGTCCAAGCTTGTTGCTGTGTGGGGTAATTCCAACAGCAAAGGGCGCGCTTGGTATCTCGCCACCTTTCCCCTCAACTTGCAGGCGCTCTGGGCCATCATCCGACGCCAAAAGATTTCGTTCCCGGTCACTCCCAAGGATCGGCAGGTCGGCACCTATGGCCGCTTGGTGCGCTGGCAAATGGCAGTGGTCGTTTTGACCTTGAGCGGGCTTGTCTGGGGGTGGGGAGCGTACACCTTCGAAATTCCGGGCTATACGCTAGGAGCGATGATCGCGAACACGCTTTGGGGGCTCAGCAATGCGGTTTCGATGCTCCCCATCATCCGGGCAGCCTATTGGCAGCCTGATGCCGAGTTCGAAGCCGATATCGTCTCGGGCAAGATGCAGGGCGAGGCGGTCTGA
- a CDS encoding flavodoxin family protein has product MPLSAIALNCTLKSSGSPSSTDLLLSQVLEAFRQEGVEGEILRVADFDVKPGVSSDEGNGDQWPQLRRRILDSDILIVGTPIWLGQPSSVCKRVLERMDAFLGEKDDAGRLVSYGIVAGVVVVGNEDGAHHVSAELYQALNDVGFTLPANAVSYWVGEAMGSTDYNKLEETPEMVASATKALAKNATHLARLLGKSPYPEQ; this is encoded by the coding sequence ATGCCGCTAAGTGCCATTGCACTGAACTGTACCTTGAAGTCGTCGGGCTCGCCGTCTTCTACCGATCTCCTTCTAAGCCAAGTGCTGGAGGCCTTTCGCCAGGAAGGCGTGGAGGGTGAAATCCTCCGAGTTGCCGACTTCGACGTCAAACCAGGTGTGAGTTCGGATGAAGGCAATGGCGACCAGTGGCCACAGCTACGCCGGCGCATTCTCGATAGCGACATCCTGATTGTGGGAACGCCTATTTGGCTCGGGCAGCCCTCCAGCGTCTGCAAGCGGGTGCTGGAGCGCATGGACGCTTTCCTCGGGGAAAAAGATGACGCGGGGCGGCTGGTTTCCTACGGTATCGTGGCCGGCGTGGTCGTGGTGGGCAATGAGGATGGCGCCCACCACGTTTCAGCAGAGCTTTACCAAGCCCTCAACGATGTCGGCTTCACCCTGCCCGCGAATGCAGTGAGCTATTGGGTGGGTGAGGCCATGGGGTCGACGGACTACAACAAGCTGGAAGAGACCCCCGAAATGGTAGCGAGTGCCACCAAAGCGCTGGCGAAAAACGCGACACATCTGGCCCGTTTGCTTGGGAAAAGCCCCTACCCGGAGCAGTAG
- the trhA gene encoding PAQR family membrane homeostasis protein TrhA, giving the protein MQNTKSYSWWSREQRPYTFAEKVADSIVHLLGLIGAAAAGSILLTLATTQTAPDAVPALSVYVGTLLAVLGISFAYNLWPVSPVKKWLARFDQAAIFLFIAGTYTPFLAVIGGTPVGMAMTTFVWGASLIGVALKLIIPERFGRLAIALYLAIGWSGVLVFQSLAQTLPETTLWLLLAGGVTYSLGIIFHLWEKLKFQNALWHVFVVGGASLHLWAVIDCMVIHRL; this is encoded by the coding sequence TTGCAGAATACCAAATCATACTCGTGGTGGAGCCGAGAGCAGAGGCCATATACCTTCGCCGAGAAGGTAGCTGACAGCATAGTGCACCTGCTGGGGCTGATCGGGGCGGCTGCCGCCGGTTCCATCCTGCTGACGCTCGCCACCACCCAAACCGCACCCGATGCGGTACCGGCGCTGTCGGTTTATGTCGGGACGCTGCTGGCGGTTCTCGGTATTTCCTTTGCCTACAATCTGTGGCCGGTATCCCCGGTCAAAAAGTGGCTCGCCCGCTTCGATCAGGCCGCAATCTTTCTCTTTATTGCCGGCACTTACACTCCGTTCCTTGCGGTGATCGGCGGCACGCCGGTGGGGATGGCCATGACCACCTTCGTTTGGGGCGCGTCCCTCATCGGCGTGGCGCTGAAGCTTATTATTCCCGAGCGGTTCGGACGCCTAGCTATCGCGCTCTACCTCGCCATCGGCTGGAGCGGTGTGCTGGTCTTCCAGTCGCTCGCACAGACGCTGCCTGAAACCACTCTTTGGCTGCTGCTCGCGGGCGGTGTGACTTACTCGTTGGGCATCATCTTCCACCTGTGGGAGAAGTTGAAGTTCCAGAACGCTCTGTGGCACGTTTTCGTGGTGGGCGGCGCCAGCCTTCACCTGTGGGCGGTGATCGACTGCATGGTCATCCACCGGCTCTAG
- a CDS encoding helix-turn-helix domain-containing protein translates to MNEIYSWDGLNRGSSPFVVVQHTLTGEGRLDYAGVQHRLAPGDTMVLTMPHAHRYWLERGGRWDYFWIVLNGREALRLAREIIDARGPVLRPPSSVVDRMAAGCLILLERQSIVPGEASVAAYGVMAALHDAAFIGQEEASPVLAAPLRRVINYIEQNLSAALQVEQLAAMAEMSRAHFVRQFSAAMGSPPSEWVVERRIERIERLLVATDLSVAAIAQATGFADGNYLAKAFRRRRGMAPIEFRRHAREQLD, encoded by the coding sequence ATGAACGAGATTTACTCCTGGGATGGATTAAATCGGGGCAGTTCGCCTTTTGTCGTCGTGCAGCACACGCTCACCGGTGAGGGTCGGCTCGACTATGCCGGGGTCCAACATCGATTGGCTCCCGGCGACACGATGGTCCTGACGATGCCGCATGCCCATCGCTACTGGCTGGAGCGCGGTGGGCGATGGGATTATTTCTGGATCGTGCTCAATGGCCGCGAGGCGCTACGATTAGCGCGGGAGATCATCGATGCACGTGGTCCAGTCCTTCGACCTCCCTCCTCTGTGGTCGACCGAATGGCCGCTGGCTGCCTGATACTTCTTGAGCGACAGAGTATCGTTCCGGGAGAAGCCTCAGTTGCGGCTTACGGGGTGATGGCAGCTCTCCACGACGCAGCTTTCATCGGCCAAGAGGAGGCGTCACCCGTGCTCGCAGCCCCGCTACGCCGTGTCATCAACTACATAGAGCAGAACCTTTCGGCAGCGCTGCAAGTAGAGCAACTCGCCGCGATGGCCGAGATGAGCCGCGCTCACTTTGTGCGCCAGTTCAGCGCAGCCATGGGCAGTCCGCCTTCGGAGTGGGTGGTGGAACGGCGTATCGAGAGGATCGAGCGGCTGCTGGTCGCCACTGACCTAAGTGTGGCGGCTATCGCGCAGGCGACCGGCTTTGCCGACGGCAACTATCTCGCCAAGGCCTTCCGGCGACGCAGGGGCATGGCTCCCATCGAGTTTCGGAGGCACGCTCGGGAACAATTGGACTAG
- a CDS encoding STAS domain-containing protein, which translates to MLSTETTGDVLVVRLTEKRLDAGKAPLFKERIGSLIEDGASRLVLDLRDVEFIDSSGLGVIVSCLKRLGPAGNLAIAGASSPVKRLFTLTRMDRVFSMHDTPEAAVASLTS; encoded by the coding sequence ATGCTATCCACTGAGACCACCGGAGACGTGCTGGTAGTCCGCCTGACCGAGAAGCGCCTCGACGCTGGCAAGGCACCGCTGTTCAAGGAGCGGATCGGGAGCTTGATCGAAGACGGTGCAAGTCGCCTGGTGCTCGATCTTCGCGACGTAGAATTCATCGACAGCTCGGGGCTGGGGGTGATCGTTTCCTGCCTTAAGCGTCTCGGCCCTGCCGGCAACCTCGCAATTGCCGGGGCCAGCAGCCCCGTGAAGCGGTTGTTCACCCTCACCCGCATGGACCGCGTCTTTTCCATGCACGATACGCCTGAAGCGGCTGTTGCTAGCCTTACCTCCTGA
- a CDS encoding cold-shock protein encodes MSHADAPGSELDTIEISGSIKWFDAGKGFGFIVPDNGMPDVLLHVTCLRRDGYQTAYEGARIVVEALNRPGGLQAFRIVSMDESTARHPAQMPAPRTHVVVEPTSNMVRLEVKWFNRIRGFGFLSEGEGSPDVFVHMETLRRFGITELRPGQHVLVRYGNGPKGLMVAEIRPDGWGDAPSSH; translated from the coding sequence ATGAGCCATGCCGATGCGCCCGGCAGCGAGCTGGACACGATTGAAATCTCGGGCTCCATCAAATGGTTCGACGCCGGTAAAGGCTTCGGTTTCATCGTGCCCGACAATGGCATGCCCGATGTTCTGCTGCACGTAACCTGCCTGCGCCGCGACGGCTACCAGACCGCTTATGAGGGCGCGCGTATCGTCGTCGAGGCGCTCAACCGTCCGGGCGGCCTACAGGCGTTCCGCATCGTCTCTATGGATGAGTCGACCGCTCGCCACCCGGCGCAAATGCCGGCGCCGCGCACCCATGTGGTGGTTGAGCCAACCTCCAACATGGTTCGGCTCGAGGTGAAGTGGTTCAACCGCATTCGGGGCTTCGGCTTTCTCTCCGAAGGGGAAGGGTCGCCGGACGTTTTCGTGCACATGGAGACGCTGCGCCGCTTCGGCATTACGGAATTGCGGCCGGGGCAACACGTGCTGGTTCGCTACGGAAACGGACCTAAAGGCCTTATGGTCGCCGAAATCAGGCCGGATGGATGGGGCGACGCGCCCTCATCGCACTAG